The following are encoded together in the Balearica regulorum gibbericeps isolate bBalReg1 chromosome 31, bBalReg1.pri, whole genome shotgun sequence genome:
- the LOC142598826 gene encoding olfactory receptor 14J1-like, whose product MAYDRYVAICQPLHYGTLLGSRACVHMAAAAWGSGFLYAVLHTANTFSIPLCQGNALDQFFCEVPQILKLSCSDSDYLREVGLLILSCFLVFGCFVFIVLSYVQIFRAVLRIPSEQGRHKAFSTCLPHLAVVSLFISTAMFAYLKPPSISSPSLDLVVAVLYSVLPPAVNPLIYSMRNQELKDSLWKLAQWMLFHKQ is encoded by the coding sequence ATGGCCTATGACCGctacgttgccatctgccaacccctgcactacgggaccctgctgggcagcagagcttgtgtccacatggcagcagctgcctggggcagtgggtttctctATGCTGTGCTGCACACTGCCAATACGTTTTCTATACCACTCTGCCAGGGCAATGCTTTGgaccagttcttctgtgaagttCCTcagatcctcaagctctcctgctcagacTCAGACTATCTCCGGGAAGTTGGGCTTCTTATATTAAGttgttttttagtttttggttgttttgttttcattgtgctgtcctatgtgcagatcttcagggccgtgctgaggatcccctctgagcagggacggcacaaagccttttccacgtgcctccctcacctggccgtGGTCTCCCTGTTTATCAGCACTGCCATGTTTGCCTACCTGAagcccccctccatctcctccccatccctggacctGGTGGTGGCAGTTCTGTACTCAGTGCTAcctccagcagtgaaccccctcatctacagcatgaggaaccaggagCTCAAGGATTCACTATGGAAACTGGCTCAATGGATGTTGTTTCACAAACAATAG